In a single window of the Gossypium hirsutum isolate 1008001.06 chromosome D02, Gossypium_hirsutum_v2.1, whole genome shotgun sequence genome:
- the LOC107909565 gene encoding caffeoylshikimate esterase translates to MDLSLTFRSPSPFLLPKSKPSTLSIPLISLKPSPHRLTVAAAAGKMKMIEGVSDELNSIASQNLDYAAARRRVRSAFIPVHQQLDHLLFKMAPTGVRTEEWIERNSKGLEIFFRRWMPEPGVKIKGVVCFCHGYGDTCTFFFEGIARFIAASGYGVYAIDHPGFGLSEGLHGYIYSFDELADNVIEQYAKIKERPEVRGLPCFILGQSMGGAVTLKVHFKDPHGWDGIILVAPMCKIADDVTPSKPVLNFLTFLSKVMPTAKLVPQKDLAELMFRDPRKKKMAVYNVICYDDRVRLRTAVELLNATKEIEEQVDKVSSPLLILHGAADKVTDPVVSQFLYENASSKDKTLKLYEEGYHCILEGEPDDRILTVLNDIISWLDARC, encoded by the exons ATGGATCTCTCTTTAACTTTCAGATCTCCATCACCTTTTCTTCTACCCAAATCCAAACCATCAACCCTCTCCATCCCCCTCATTTCTCTCAAACCATCGCCTCATCGCCTCACGGTGGCAGCGGCTGCAGGGAAGATGAAGATGATTGAGGGCGTCAGTGATGAATTGAACTCCATTGCTTCACAGAATCTTGACTACGCTGCTGCTCGTAGAAGAGTTCGATCTGCTTTCATCCCTGTCCACCAGCAGCTTGATCATTTATTGTTCAAG ATGGCTCCTACTGGTGTAAGAACAGAGGAG TGGATCGAAAGAAACTCAAAGGGATTGGAGATTTTCTTTAGGCGATGGATGCCTGAACCCGGGGTTAAAATTAAGGGTGTCGTATGCTTTTGCCATGGATATGGTGATACTTGCACTTTCTTCTTTGAAG GCATTGCTAGGTTCATTGCAGCATCTGGATATGGTGTTTATGCTATTGATCATCCAGGATTCGGTCTTTCTGAAGGATTGCATGGTTACATCTATAGCTTTGATGAATTGGCTGACAATGTCATTGAAcaatatgcaaaaattaaag AAAGACCTGAAGTGAGAGGATTGCCCTGCTTCATATTGGGACAGTCCATGGGTGGAGCTGTTACTCTCAAAGTTCACTTCAAGGATCCACATGGATGGGATGGAATCATCCTTGTAGCACCTATGTGTAAA ATTGCAGATGATGTAACGCCTTCAAAACCAGTTTTGAACTTTTTGACCTTTCTGTCTAAAGTTATGCCAACAGCAAAGCTTGTTCCGCAGAAAGATCTAGCTGAACTGATGTTCAGAGACCCAAGGAAAAAGAAGATG GCTGTGTACAATGTGATTTGTTATGATGACCGAGTGCGATTGAGAACAGCTGTTGAACTCTTAAATGCCACAAAGGAAATTGAGGAGCAAGTGGATAAG GTTTCATCCCCACTGCTGATACTTCATGGAGCTGCGGATAAGGTTACAGATCCAGTGGTGAGCCAGTTTCTTTATGAAAACGCCTCAAGCAAGGACAAGACTTTGAAGCTATATGAAGAAGGCTATCACTGCATTCTGGAAGGGGAACCGGATGACAGAATTTTAACTGTCCTTAATGATATTATATCATGGCTGGATGCTCGGTGCTAG
- the LOC107909564 gene encoding uncharacterized protein, translating to MGALILALLASLSTIINRLKILVIRFRRNHSLPSRPLLYDTDFDTDSETSSCSSSDNEVEYEEPSASQNWRQVDEDFRVRGSGHFIDDQWRNSGSTLRKRRSSIGDLFSWAEELTNGKSVVKLWDNLGLGFRLDLDESSNFLNVYDINKETKIRSIFGEKSDFQAVSASSSSPAVVVSAGGDSSTRRVAVSAWDTRLDCRQPVILTEWSPEKPMEKISAVNTDGVEKVYIRGDVKRMLTVGDMRKASSPLRNLTDSEVETWWDADAVIVSDESM from the coding sequence ATGGGGGCTTTGATTCTTGCCCTACTGGCCTCCTTATCTACCATAATCAATAGACTCAAGATTCTGGTTATCAGATTCCGACGAAACCATTCTCTACCATCTCGACCTCTTCTTTATGACACAGATTTTGATACTGACTCGGAGACTTCATCATGTTCATCATCGGACAACGAAGTAGAATATGAGGAGCCCTCGGCTTCTCAAAACTGGCGACAAGTTGATGAGGATTTTCGAGTGAGAGGATCGGGTCATTTTATTGACGATCAATGGCGGAACAGTGGCTCCACCCTGCGAAAGAGGAGAAGCAGCATCGGCGATCTATTTTCGTGGGCTGAAGAGCTAACCAACGGAAAAAGCGTGGTGAAGCTGTGGGACAACTTAGGATTAGGGTTCCGTTTGGACCTCGATGAAAGCAGCAACTTTTTAAATGTTTACGATAtcaacaaagaaacaaaaatcaGGTCAATTTTTGGGGAGAAGAGCGACTTTCAGGCGGTTTCAGCATCGTCGTCGTCGCCAGCAGTTGTAGTCTCCGCCGGCggtgattcgtcaactcgacgaGTCGCCGTCAGTGCATGGGACACGCGCCTTGATTGCCGGCAGCCGGTGATTCTGACAGAATGGAGCCCCGAAAAACCCATGGAGAAAATCTCAGCGGTCAATACTGACGGCGTCGAGAAAGTTTATATCAGGGGTGACGTGAAGAGAATGTTAACGGTGGGTGATATGAGGAAGGCGAGCTCGCCGTTAAGGAACCTAACGGATTCTGAGGTTGAAACTTGGTGGGATGCTGACGCCGTCATCGTATCGGACGAGTCAATGTAA